One genomic region from Simkaniaceae bacterium encodes:
- a CDS encoding ATP-grasp domain-containing protein, producing the protein MSTNVVLLTGARAPVTLDMARIFKRGGLRVIVADSLSPTLCDYSAAVDRAYTVAAPAHDLRAFERDLQVIIATEKVDLLIPMCEEALYISMILDRLLTRVLTMPFEQIEELHNKWSFIQLLNRYGLKAPETHLVRTREEAAALPRSSQKMILKKVYSRFGASLHLILPGEVFPSVPFDPVNPYVAQVFIEGVRLCTYSVAINGKLTAHSEYQVLQSMGMGSGITFRSILTPDVFAFVRTFVERYGYTGQISFDFIQGEDGVYCIECNPRATSGLHLFDKSPALIASFLTGQTPCLFPQRGTVYRDLLFSLWFGIKQGEIFQPEFWRRLFKGKTPFYDRYDKKPLFCIPRLLIDVMKKTLFQGKGFHEVMSRDVEYNGRKL; encoded by the coding sequence TTGAGTACTAATGTTGTTTTATTGACGGGAGCCCGTGCCCCCGTTACTCTCGATATGGCGCGGATCTTCAAGAGAGGGGGACTGCGGGTTATTGTGGCCGACAGTTTGAGCCCCACCCTCTGCGATTATTCAGCGGCTGTCGACCGTGCCTATACCGTGGCCGCTCCCGCTCATGATCTCCGGGCTTTTGAGCGCGATCTTCAGGTGATTATCGCCACTGAAAAGGTTGATCTGCTCATCCCCATGTGTGAAGAAGCGCTCTATATCAGCATGATTCTCGATCGTCTTTTGACGCGCGTGTTGACAATGCCCTTTGAGCAGATCGAAGAGCTCCATAACAAATGGAGTTTCATCCAACTGCTGAATCGCTATGGACTTAAAGCTCCTGAAACCCATCTCGTGCGGACGAGAGAAGAGGCAGCGGCTCTGCCTCGCAGCTCTCAGAAGATGATTTTGAAAAAAGTCTATTCGCGTTTTGGGGCCTCGCTCCATCTCATTCTGCCGGGAGAGGTATTTCCCTCCGTTCCCTTTGATCCCGTCAATCCGTATGTTGCTCAAGTCTTTATCGAAGGGGTGCGCCTCTGCACCTACTCGGTCGCTATCAACGGAAAATTGACGGCGCATAGCGAGTACCAGGTGCTCCAATCGATGGGGATGGGTTCGGGCATCACGTTCCGTAGCATTTTGACACCCGACGTGTTTGCATTTGTTCGCACTTTTGTTGAGAGATATGGCTACACGGGGCAGATCTCATTTGACTTCATCCAAGGTGAGGATGGGGTCTACTGCATCGAGTGCAACCCGCGCGCCACATCGGGTCTCCATCTCTTTGACAAGTCGCCGGCATTGATTGCCTCTTTTTTGACAGGGCAAACGCCCTGCCTCTTTCCTCAGCGGGGCACGGTCTACCGAGATCTCCTCTTTTCCCTATGGTTTGGGATCAAGCAGGGAGAGATCTTTCAGCCGGAATTTTGGCGCCGCTTGTTCAAAGGAAAAACCCCTTTTTATGATCGGTACGATAAAAAGCCCCTCTTTTGCATCCCTAGATTGTTGATCGATGTGATGAAAAAGACCCTTTTCCAGGGAAAGGGCTTTCATGAAGTGATGAGTCGAGATGTCGAATACAATGGGAGGAAATTATGA